The Rheinheimera mangrovi genome contains the following window.
GTGAGGATCCATTACCGACGGATTCGCCTCAACTCTGTGCTCTTCCCAATGAGCGCTTGTTCACGCCAGACACCACCACTAACTATGAGTTAGGTTTTAAAACCAGTTGGTTTAAAAACAAACTGCACTTTAACGCCGCGGTATTTAATGTCGATTGGAAAGATGCGCAGATCTCAAGTACTACTGTAAATGGTCAGATCCCTATTATTGCGAATGCTGCATCAGCCAACTCCAAAGGTGTAGAAATATCAGCTCGGGCCATTTTACCTAATGGCGTCAGCACCTATGCCACTTATGCCTATACCAGAGCTAAGTTAACCAGCGATGCGCCTTTCCTGTTTGCAGTAGTGGACGATCAGGGCACTGAATTACAGGACTTTTACGATGGTAAAGATGGTGATCGCTTGCCAGGTTCACCTGAGCATCAATTCTCTTTAGGTGTGAACTATCAGACCGAAGTGTTAGATGGTAAACAGTTGGATCTGACCTATGGTTTAACCTACCAAAGTGACGTGATTTCCAAAGTAGGTTTACGCGCAGATGGTGAAGCATTACCTGCTTACGCCTTAAGTAATGTGGCTGCCAAACTGGCTGAAGAGAGCTGGTCTGTTACCTTCTATGTCGACAACCTGTTTGATAAATATGCCTTTACTTCGGTTCGCCGTGATAAAGGGGATATAGGTCTGGCTACCTATCCGGAAATGAATGTGAACGACCCAGCCTTACAGCGCAATTACGGTCATTACATTCTGACCCCTATGACTGTTGGTATGAAGTTTAACTATCAATTCGAAATTTAAACTTTGCCAGGTTAGTACTGTTGTTTACAAGGGCACTGACAGTGCCCTTATTTTTATTCAGGATTTTATGACTTCAACGCTCCCGACCGCTTTGTCCAAACAACACCAGCAGGCCTTGCAGCTTATCCAACAAAGGCGCTTTAAAGAGGCGCATGCCTGTCTTGTTCAGTTGCTCGAACATCAGCCGGACCACGCAGACAGCTATTTTTTATTGGGTGTAATTAACCTTGACTATGGTCAGGTGCAAAAGTCCATCCGGTTAATGGAAAAGGCGGTTAGCCTGCATGCAAAAGATGAATATCTGGCGCATCTGGCCAAAGGCTACAGCCTGATAGGCGACTTAAATAAAGCCAAAGCCATAGCAGAGTCTTTACCTGCAGACCAGATCCAACAGGCTTTAACTTTAGATACCTTGGGGGTGGCCTTAAGCCGGGTTGGTTTACACCAACTGGCCTTAAGTTACTTTCAACGGGCGACACAGCTTCAAACCAACAAAGCCCCCTATTTTTACAACCTTGGCGTATCCCTGAAATTTACCGGCGATTTTGCAGCCGCCAAAGCAGCTTTTGAGCAGGCATTGCAATTGGAACCTGCTTTTTATCAGGCGCACTATGCGATGAGTGATCTGGCCATGACCACGGATCCTCAAGCCAGGATCAACCAACTTTCAGAAGTAAAAAGCAGTGTCCGATCCGCCGATGCAATGCTGCATATAGGCCATGCGCTGGCCAAAGAATACGAAGCCATCCACAACTACCCAGCCGCTATGGCCGAACTGCATCAGGCGAAACAAGTGAAATCTCAAAGCCTGAACTATCAACCTGAAGATGACCGGGCTTTGTTTGATGCTGCGGTACAACATGCCAGCAAACCAGTGCATAAGGCTGCTGGCTGTCAAAGCCGTGAACCCATCTTTATTCTGGGTATGCCGCGTTCAGGCACCACCTTAGTGGAACGAATTTTAACCAGCCATAGCGAGGTGTTATCCGCAGGCGAGTTGCAGGACTTTGGTTTAGCGGTAAAAGAGCTGACTGCAACAAGCAGCGAGAAAGTACTGGATCCGGCAACCTTAAATGCAGCTTATGCTTTGGATTTTAATGCCTTAGGGGAACGTTATCTGCAGCGCAGCAGAGTGGTTACCGGCAGCAAAGCCCATTTTATCGACAAATTACCCTTTAACTTTTTTTATATAGACCTGATACGCCGCGCTTTACCGAATGCCAAAATCATCTGCATGATGCGTCATCCGGTGGACACTTGCCTTGGTAACTACAGAGCGCTGTTTTCCCTTGGCAGTCCTTATTACCGTTATGCCTTTCAGCTCAAACACATCGCAGCTTTTTATGCCAGTTTTCACCGACTGGCTATGTTCTGGCAACAGCAAAAGCTGGCCAATTTCCGGCTGCAAAGTTATGAAGATCTGGTGCAGGATCCTAAACAACAGATCACTGAATTACTTGAGTTTTGTGGTTTGAGCTGGCAAGAAGCCTGTCTGCACAGCGAACAGAATCAGGCCCCTGTATCGACTGCATCTAAAGTACAGGTGCGCCAGCCTATCAATACCAATTCAGTTGGCCGCTGGCAAAAATACCAGCCCTTACTTGACCCTTTGCTGCAGCAACTCAGGGCTGAAGGGTTGGAGTGCTGAGGTATTGTTAACGGGTCAATTCAGCCAACAGATAAAAATAAGCTTCTTGTTTGTTGTCGCTTTGAAAGGAATAAGAACTGCCATAACGCCACCAGCTTTCTGCTGACATACTGTTGTAAATCATTGTGAAACTATGAGGCTCATACTGATAACCGCGGATCTCACAGATACTGGTTTTGCAGGACACAGAACTTAGTTTCACTTTGGCTGTGTTCTCGTGTGCAGCAAAGTAGTCGCGGACTTTTTGTTCCACATCATAGGCCCATTCGCTATCTATTTCTTCAGCCTGATGCAGCTTCAGGTAATCAATGGCCTGTCCCTGCTGCTTTGCCATCAGGCTGGCAAAAGGCTCAGGCAAAAAAGACTGAGCCTGCTGCAGACTGATAGTGGTTGGTACTCCTTTCTCGCCAGACCCCGCAAATTCCGGCTGATACGCCTGCTCTAAGCGAAGTGCCGCATCCTCCAGCCTTTGGTTACTGGTTACCAGCTGTTGCTCTAACATCTGCACTTTGTTTTGCAGTAAGGTCAACTGGTGCGGACTGGCTGTTGCTTGAGCTGTGACCTGAGCCGCAGCTGGCACAGTGTCTGGCTGTTGCGGCTGTTCAATACCGCTTTGCTGCTGTGGCTCAGTGGCCTTGTTAGCGCTCTGAAGGCCAAAAGTGCTGAGTTGAACTCCAAGCACTAACCCCACCGCAAAAACCAAGACAACAAGCAGCACTGTGGTTAGTTTCATTTTGACTCCGTTCAAAATTTTTTTACCGCCTCAGACTAGCAGTAAGGCAGCTCAGAGGCCAGTGCCGCTTTGCTGGCGACGTTTCAGACCTCAAAGTAACTTGCCCCCGACCTGCCAGAGCTATGCTAGAGTTAAATCAACGGCTTAATCATTTTTAATTATAGCTATTCTGAAAAGTGGCCTGGACATTGGGGGAATATATGGCTTTTAGTTTAGCTGCAACAACCTTAAGCAATACCTCAATCAAAGAACAAAGCCCAGCCGAACAAAGTCTGCGGGATATCATCCAGTTGGCCAGCTACATTTGTGACGCTCCAGTGGCCATGGTTACACAGGCGGATGATTCAGAGCTGAATTTAATCGTTAAGCTTGGGTTTGAAGGAAATTCTGTTCTGCGTAAAGAGTCATTTTGTGGCCACGCCATGGAAGTACCTGATGCAGTGATGGTGATACCTGACACCACCTTAGACAGCAGGTTCAGAACTCACCCTATGGTGACTCAAGGTCCGGAATACAGATTCTATGCCGGCTCACCTTTGGTTGATCCCGAAGGCTATGTCATAGGTACTATTTGCGTATTCGATTATCAGCCTAAGCAATTGAACCAGAGACAAATTGATTCTTTGCAGGCACTTTCCAGACAAGTTATCGCCATGCTGGAACTAAAAAAACTCAGCGAACAATTACACCAGACCAGCATGACTGATGCGTTGACCGGGGTAAATAACAGGAGAGCTTTTGATCAACGATTTGAAGCTGAATTTGCCCGCTGGCAAAGAACAGGTCAGCCTTTTACGCTGGCACTGATAGACGTTGATCATTTTAAAAGCTTTAACGACAGTTTTGGCCATGCTGCAGGCGATCAGGCCCTTGCCGAAGTCGCTAAACTGTTCGCACGCCACTGCAGAAATTATGATTTTTTTGCCCGTTATGGCGGCGAAGAATTTGTGTTGCTTTTACCCGGCACTGACAGAGTTGCTGCTTACAAAACTCTGGAGAAATTGCGACTGGCGCAGTGGCCAATCATGAATGGCCACTGCGCCAGCTCACTGTCAGTATAGGTTTGGCCAGCGCTGAAAAATTCAGTGATAAAAAACAATTGATCGAAGCGGCAGATCAGGTGCTTTACAAAGCTAAAGCTCAGGGCCGTAATCAAACAGGAGTATTCTCAGATAGCTAAGTTTCTGTCTAGTCCCTTAATCAATGACTCCACAGATAACAGCGTCAACACTAGCATCGGGGTTCTCACTTGCCGTTTTGCTGTTATTACCGGAAGCTGTTCAGATATAGATTTAGCCGCTACTTCGGCCTTATTAAACCAAGGAGTAAAGGTTTTGCCATTTCGCGCAAAAAAGCAAGCTTGCCCCCTGTTGTCTCATTATGGCGAGCATTGGATCTGATGCCAGGGCGATGTAACCCAAGCCACTTTAGCCCCTATGTAGTTGCACTTTTTATGTCGTTACTAATGTCCGGAGTGATGTCGTGGTATATCACAGCGCTGAACCTGAGTTGGCAGTGATGCAGCAGGCAGGCTTTAGCAGTAAGTTCAACTTTAACAAAGAGTTCTTAAGAGTGGTCGGGGTATCACCTTCGACTTTCCGACAAGAGGCAGGACTTTAATCCTGCTCCCACATCTCATCGTCAGCAGCCCAAAGCTTTAACAGCTCTGCCTGTCGTGCTAACTGGGCAGCCTGCTGAGCTAAGTCACCCGTTAATACCGGACTGCCAGTCCAGGCTGTGCCTTTTGCCGCAGCTGCAGCTAATGCGGCCCATTTTTTGGCAAAAGCAGCTAAAGCTTCACGAGGTTCAGCAGCATCTTCTGCGCTTAAATAATCAAAAGCCACAGGTTGCGGCTGAGCACCAGTGCTATCACCGGCTAAAATCCAGTGCCCAACGAAACCCGGATCGGCTGGGTCTTCCACTGCCCATAAACCTACATAAGGAGCGGCATACCATTCAGGCCAGTCACAAATCACACCATGCGGAATGTTCTGCTCTTTGACATAAGCTTCAATAGCGGCAAACTGTGCGTCACACCAGGCCCAGTCTTCTGCTTCATCCAAATCCATACACTAAGGCCCTTGTTGGCTGAAAAGCGCTATTTTCACTAAGTTAATCCAAGGCAGCAAGCTTTGATTTCAAGTACACTCTGCGCCTTGTTTCCCCCAGGACAGCCAAGATGACAGT
Protein-coding sequences here:
- a CDS encoding sensor domain-containing diguanylate cyclase; this translates as MAFSLAATTLSNTSIKEQSPAEQSLRDIIQLASYICDAPVAMVTQADDSELNLIVKLGFEGNSVLRKESFCGHAMEVPDAVMVIPDTTLDSRFRTHPMVTQGPEYRFYAGSPLVDPEGYVIGTICVFDYQPKQLNQRQIDSLQALSRQVIAMLELKKLSEQLHQTSMTDALTGVNNRRAFDQRFEAEFARWQRTGQPFTLALIDVDHFKSFNDSFGHAAGDQALAEVAKLFARHCRNYDFFARYGGEEFVLLLPGTDRVAAYKTLEKLRLAQWPIMNGHCASSLSV
- a CDS encoding DUF4826 family protein; the encoded protein is MDLDEAEDWAWCDAQFAAIEAYVKEQNIPHGVICDWPEWYAAPYVGLWAVEDPADPGFVGHWILAGDSTGAQPQPVAFDYLSAEDAAEPREALAAFAKKWAALAAAAAKGTAWTGSPVLTGDLAQQAAQLARQAELLKLWAADDEMWEQD
- a CDS encoding tetratricopeptide repeat-containing sulfotransferase family protein is translated as MTSTLPTALSKQHQQALQLIQQRRFKEAHACLVQLLEHQPDHADSYFLLGVINLDYGQVQKSIRLMEKAVSLHAKDEYLAHLAKGYSLIGDLNKAKAIAESLPADQIQQALTLDTLGVALSRVGLHQLALSYFQRATQLQTNKAPYFYNLGVSLKFTGDFAAAKAAFEQALQLEPAFYQAHYAMSDLAMTTDPQARINQLSEVKSSVRSADAMLHIGHALAKEYEAIHNYPAAMAELHQAKQVKSQSLNYQPEDDRALFDAAVQHASKPVHKAAGCQSREPIFILGMPRSGTTLVERILTSHSEVLSAGELQDFGLAVKELTATSSEKVLDPATLNAAYALDFNALGERYLQRSRVVTGSKAHFIDKLPFNFFYIDLIRRALPNAKIICMMRHPVDTCLGNYRALFSLGSPYYRYAFQLKHIAAFYASFHRLAMFWQQQKLANFRLQSYEDLVQDPKQQITELLEFCGLSWQEACLHSEQNQAPVSTASKVQVRQPINTNSVGRWQKYQPLLDPLLQQLRAEGLEC
- a CDS encoding diguanylate cyclase domain-containing protein; the protein is MANHEWPLRQLTVSIGLASAEKFSDKKQLIEAADQVLYKAKAQGRNQTGVFSDS